The following nucleotide sequence is from Paracrocinitomix mangrovi.
TAATGGGCATATATTCCTTCTTGAGTTGGTTTATTGTAGTAAGGTGAAGCAGATAAAATTCCATCTACCTTAGTTAGATTAAATGATAACAAATCATTTACAACGGCAGCCGTATTATTTCCACCAATTCCAAACACAACAGGAACGCGTGCATTATTCACTTTGCACACTGTATCTAATACCTGTTGCTTTTCTTCTTTAGATAAAACCGGTGATTCACCTGTAGTTCCTTGTACTACCAAATAATCTACACCTCCTTTGATCATGAATTCTGTTAGTTTTTCTAAGCCTTCAAAATCTACATCTCCATTTTCTTTGAAAGGAGTTACCATGGCTACTCCTAAACCTTTAAACTTGCTAATTTGCATTGATCGTAAAAATTTTTAGTTGATCATATATTTTCTCTATCTGTTGGATTTTAGATCCCTCTAATTGAATCAATAAATCATACATTGAAGATTTTTCAGTGTACATCTGTCCAACCTTAAGTGTAGCATTGATTCTTGAGACAAAATAATCCAGCAAACCCTCTTCAGCCGACAAATCTACTAGTAAATCTATCTGCATAGATTCAAGATTTTTTAATTTATCATTTTTTAACACTCCTGTTAAATTAAAATCAGATTTGTTAACTGTGTAATAGAATCCCTTAGAGTTATCTTCTTTAATATCTCTTGTGAATAAGTGATAAACACTAGCCGAAGGAAATAATTCTTCTACTTTTCTTTTAAGTGTGTTATCTTCTTTTTCAGTAACAATCAATACCGACTTAATTTTGTCAGGTTCCATCAAAACAACATGTCTGCTGACCGGTGAATTCATCTTCTTTTTTAAGAAGTTGTTTCTGATCTGATTCATATCAATTTTCTATCATGGTTAAAAAATCATCTTCTGAGATAATTTTTACTCCTAGTTTCTGTGCTTTATCCAATTTAGCAGGTCCCATATTTTCTCCTGCTACTAAATAATTCGTTTTGGCTGAAATGGAACCGGTATTTTTGCCTCCATTTTTTTCAATCAGCTCTTTTAGCTCATTTCTACTCACTTTTTCAAATACTCCACTTATTACAAAGGTTTGCCCTTTAAGCGTGTTTGAAGCATTTTCAACTACTTCAATTTCAAAGTGAATACCAACATTTTTCAATCTTTCAATAATGATTCTATTTTTCTCTTCTTGAAAAAATGATTGAATGGCTATGGCTATTTTCTCACCAATTTCATTGACTGCAATTAATTCATCAAATGTTGCAGCAGCTAATTGATCAATATTTTTAAAGTGTCTTGCTAATTTTTTAGCTACAGTTTCGCCGACGTGCCTTATACCTAATGCAAATAATACTTTTTCAAAAGGTGTTGCCAAAGATGCTTCAATGCTGGCCATT
It contains:
- a CDS encoding DUF6913 domain-containing protein → MNQIRNNFLKKKMNSPVSRHVVLMEPDKIKSVLIVTEKEDNTLKRKVEELFPSASVYHLFTRDIKEDNSKGFYYTVNKSDFNLTGVLKNDKLKNLESMQIDLLVDLSAEEGLLDYFVSRINATLKVGQMYTEKSSMYDLLIQLEGSKIQQIEKIYDQLKIFTINAN